Proteins from one Phalacrocorax carbo chromosome 19, bPhaCar2.1, whole genome shotgun sequence genomic window:
- the LOC135316337 gene encoding neurturin-like isoform X3, with amino-acid sequence MFNGSRKYSPLPSLLSSSRASSSSSSSLPAAPRRSPRALQRHSSLLSQYSSLLESYTEGEIRQLISALVERYSQAMNSGSHELPLFPRAGSRRKRARARHKPCALKELEVSVSELGLGYESDETVLFRYCSGTCEAAIRSYDLSLKSMRSRRKIKKEKVRARPCCRPLAYDDNVSFLDAYNHYYTVNELSAKECGCV; translated from the exons ATGTTCAACGGAAGCCGGAAATACAGCCCCTTGCCTTCCTTGCTGTCTTCCTCACGGGcatcatcatcctcctcctcctcgctgccagCAGCTCCGCGGAGATCCCCACGGGCCCTGCAACGCCACAGCTCGCTGCTCTCCCAGT ACAGCAGCTTGTTGGAGAGCTACACAGAGGGGGAGATCCGGCAGCTGATCTCGGCACTGGTGGAGCGCTACAGCCAAGCCATGAACTCGGGCAGCCACGAGCTGCCGCTCTTCCCCCGGGCAGGCAGCCGCAGAAAGCGTGCCCGCGCTCGCCACAAACCCTGTGCCCTGAAGGAGCTGGAGGTGAGTGTCAGCGAGCTGGGCCTGGGCTACGAGTCGGACGAGACGGTGCTTTTCCGCTACTGCAGCGGCACCTGCGAGGCGGCCATCCGGAGCTACGACCTCTCGCTGAAGAGCatgaggagcaggaggaagatcAAGAAGGAGAAGGTCCGGGCTCGACCCTGCTGCCGGCCGCTGGCCTACGACGACAACGTCTCCTTCCTGGATGCCTACAACCACTACTACACCGTCAATGAGCTCTCGGCCAAGGAGTGCGGCTGTGTGTGA
- the LOC135316337 gene encoding neurturin-like isoform X1, whose translation MASQPKQRGWGREEGATGESRVIRIFVLPVLQRFNVLTCSKMKVWKFAAIASMLLSSMLSILVCRDMFNGSRKYSPLPSLLSSSRASSSSSSSLPAAPRRSPRALQRHSSLLSQYSSLLESYTEGEIRQLISALVERYSQAMNSGSHELPLFPRAGSRRKRARARHKPCALKELEVSVSELGLGYESDETVLFRYCSGTCEAAIRSYDLSLKSMRSRRKIKKEKVRARPCCRPLAYDDNVSFLDAYNHYYTVNELSAKECGCV comes from the exons ATGGCCAGCCAGCCCAAGCAacggggatggggaagggaagagggggcCACAGGGGAAAGCCGCGTAATAAGGAtatttgttttgcctgttttgCAGCGTTTCAATGTTCTGACTTGCTCTAAGATGAAGGTATGGAAGTTTGCAGCCATTGCATCGATGCTCCTCAGTTCCATGTTATCCATTTTAGTTTGTAGAGACATGTTCAACGGAAGCCGGAAATACAGCCCCTTGCCTTCCTTGCTGTCTTCCTCACGGGcatcatcatcctcctcctcctcgctgccagCAGCTCCGCGGAGATCCCCACGGGCCCTGCAACGCCACAGCTCGCTGCTCTCCCAGT ACAGCAGCTTGTTGGAGAGCTACACAGAGGGGGAGATCCGGCAGCTGATCTCGGCACTGGTGGAGCGCTACAGCCAAGCCATGAACTCGGGCAGCCACGAGCTGCCGCTCTTCCCCCGGGCAGGCAGCCGCAGAAAGCGTGCCCGCGCTCGCCACAAACCCTGTGCCCTGAAGGAGCTGGAGGTGAGTGTCAGCGAGCTGGGCCTGGGCTACGAGTCGGACGAGACGGTGCTTTTCCGCTACTGCAGCGGCACCTGCGAGGCGGCCATCCGGAGCTACGACCTCTCGCTGAAGAGCatgaggagcaggaggaagatcAAGAAGGAGAAGGTCCGGGCTCGACCCTGCTGCCGGCCGCTGGCCTACGACGACAACGTCTCCTTCCTGGATGCCTACAACCACTACTACACCGTCAATGAGCTCTCGGCCAAGGAGTGCGGCTGTGTGTGA
- the LOC135316337 gene encoding neurturin-like isoform X2 has translation MKVWKFAAIASMLLSSMLSILVCRDMFNGSRKYSPLPSLLSSSRASSSSSSSLPAAPRRSPRALQRHSSLLSQYSSLLESYTEGEIRQLISALVERYSQAMNSGSHELPLFPRAGSRRKRARARHKPCALKELEVSVSELGLGYESDETVLFRYCSGTCEAAIRSYDLSLKSMRSRRKIKKEKVRARPCCRPLAYDDNVSFLDAYNHYYTVNELSAKECGCV, from the exons ATGAAGGTATGGAAGTTTGCAGCCATTGCATCGATGCTCCTCAGTTCCATGTTATCCATTTTAGTTTGTAGAGACATGTTCAACGGAAGCCGGAAATACAGCCCCTTGCCTTCCTTGCTGTCTTCCTCACGGGcatcatcatcctcctcctcctcgctgccagCAGCTCCGCGGAGATCCCCACGGGCCCTGCAACGCCACAGCTCGCTGCTCTCCCAGT ACAGCAGCTTGTTGGAGAGCTACACAGAGGGGGAGATCCGGCAGCTGATCTCGGCACTGGTGGAGCGCTACAGCCAAGCCATGAACTCGGGCAGCCACGAGCTGCCGCTCTTCCCCCGGGCAGGCAGCCGCAGAAAGCGTGCCCGCGCTCGCCACAAACCCTGTGCCCTGAAGGAGCTGGAGGTGAGTGTCAGCGAGCTGGGCCTGGGCTACGAGTCGGACGAGACGGTGCTTTTCCGCTACTGCAGCGGCACCTGCGAGGCGGCCATCCGGAGCTACGACCTCTCGCTGAAGAGCatgaggagcaggaggaagatcAAGAAGGAGAAGGTCCGGGCTCGACCCTGCTGCCGGCCGCTGGCCTACGACGACAACGTCTCCTTCCTGGATGCCTACAACCACTACTACACCGTCAATGAGCTCTCGGCCAAGGAGTGCGGCTGTGTGTGA